Proteins from one Toxotes jaculatrix isolate fToxJac2 chromosome 13, fToxJac2.pri, whole genome shotgun sequence genomic window:
- the slc30a8 gene encoding zinc transporter 2 isoform X1, translating into MFRNKDPESVPLFTNEGNTYTSVGSVPNQEALQRDRTGGIKHCHDNSHAQEDREREKKVARKRLYVVSVICLIFMIGEILGGYFAGSLAVMTDAAHLLVDFTSFVISLLSLWLSSRPATHKLSYGWHRAEILGALLSVFTIWLVTGVLVYLAVERLISDDYTIDGTIMLITSGCAVLANIIMALTLHQSGHGHSHGGLSSHGHSHGDKKQKGYNQISNHAHSNDNHVDVEQDGAGHGRRAQQANASVRAAFVHVMGDLLQSLSVLVSAIIIFFKPEYKIADPICTFLFSILVLCTTFTIMRDILVVLMEGTPAGVRYSEVRDGLLAVKGVTAVHNLHIWALTMNQAVLSAHVAIDESVDAQTVLREMTQACFSSYNFHSVTIQMERQADLKPGCTLCEDPKM; encoded by the exons ATGTTCAGAAACAAGGATCCAGAGAGCGTTCCCCTGTTCACAAATGAGGGCAACACTTACACCTCTGTGGGAAG CGTGCCAAACCAGGAGGCTTTACAGAGAGACCGTACCGGTGGCATCAAACATTGCCATGACAACAGCCACGCTCAGGAGGATCGCGAGCGAGAGAAGAAAGTTGCCAGGAAGAGGCTGTACGTGGTCTCTGTCATCTGCCTGATTTTCATGATCGGCGAAATCCTGG gtGGGTATTTTGCAGGCAGCCTGGCGGTGATGACAGACGCTGCTCACCTGCTAGTGGACTTCACCAGCTTTGTCATCAGCCTGTTATCCCTTTGGCTCTCCTCCAGACCTGCCACGCACAAGCTCAGCTACGGCTGGCATCGTGCAG AGATCCTGGGTGCGCTGCTGTCAGTTTTCACCATCTGGCTGGTAACAGGAGTGTTGGTTTACCTGGCTGTGGAGCGCCTCATCAGTGATGACTACACCATCGACGGCACTATCATGCTCATTACTTCTGGCTGTGCTGTGCTGGCCAATATTAT CATGGCCCTCACCCTTCACCAGTCCGGCCACGGCCACAGCCACGGCGGCCTGAGCTCACACGGTCACAGCCACGGTgacaagaaacaaaaaggaTACAATCAGATCTCAAACCACGCTCACTCCAATGATAACCATGTAGATGTGGAGCAAGACGGGGCAGGTCATG GACGGAGGGCTCAGCAGGCCAATGCCAGTGTGCGAGCGGCCTTTGTCCACGTGATGGGAGATCTTCTCCAGAGCCTCAGCGTGCTTGTCAGCGCCATCATTATCTTCTTCAAG ccagAATATAAGATAGCGGACCCCATCTGCACCTTCCTGTTCTCCATTTTAGTCCTGTGTACCACCTTCACCATCATGAGAGACATCCTTGTCGTCCTGATGGAAG GCACTCCAGCAGGGGTGAGGTACAGTGAGGTGCGGGATGGTCTGCTCGCAGTGAAGGGGGTCACAGCTGTCCATAACCTTCACATCTGGGCCCTCACCATGAACCAGGCTGTGCTGTCTGCACACGTAGCCATAG aTGAGTCAGTGGATGCTCAGACCGTCCTAAGAGAAATGACTCAGGCTTGTTTCTCCTCCTACAACTTCCACTCTGTTACAATTCAAATGGAGAGACAGGCTGACCTGAAGCCTGGATGTACCCTGTGTGAGGACCCCAAGATGTAG
- the slc30a8 gene encoding zinc transporter 8 isoform X2: protein MIGEILGGYFAGSLAVMTDAAHLLVDFTSFVISLLSLWLSSRPATHKLSYGWHRAEILGALLSVFTIWLVTGVLVYLAVERLISDDYTIDGTIMLITSGCAVLANIIMALTLHQSGHGHSHGGLSSHGHSHGDKKQKGYNQISNHAHSNDNHVDVEQDGAGHGRRAQQANASVRAAFVHVMGDLLQSLSVLVSAIIIFFKPEYKIADPICTFLFSILVLCTTFTIMRDILVVLMEGTPAGVRYSEVRDGLLAVKGVTAVHNLHIWALTMNQAVLSAHVAIDESVDAQTVLREMTQACFSSYNFHSVTIQMERQADLKPGCTLCEDPKM, encoded by the exons ATGATCGGCGAAATCCTGG gtGGGTATTTTGCAGGCAGCCTGGCGGTGATGACAGACGCTGCTCACCTGCTAGTGGACTTCACCAGCTTTGTCATCAGCCTGTTATCCCTTTGGCTCTCCTCCAGACCTGCCACGCACAAGCTCAGCTACGGCTGGCATCGTGCAG AGATCCTGGGTGCGCTGCTGTCAGTTTTCACCATCTGGCTGGTAACAGGAGTGTTGGTTTACCTGGCTGTGGAGCGCCTCATCAGTGATGACTACACCATCGACGGCACTATCATGCTCATTACTTCTGGCTGTGCTGTGCTGGCCAATATTAT CATGGCCCTCACCCTTCACCAGTCCGGCCACGGCCACAGCCACGGCGGCCTGAGCTCACACGGTCACAGCCACGGTgacaagaaacaaaaaggaTACAATCAGATCTCAAACCACGCTCACTCCAATGATAACCATGTAGATGTGGAGCAAGACGGGGCAGGTCATG GACGGAGGGCTCAGCAGGCCAATGCCAGTGTGCGAGCGGCCTTTGTCCACGTGATGGGAGATCTTCTCCAGAGCCTCAGCGTGCTTGTCAGCGCCATCATTATCTTCTTCAAG ccagAATATAAGATAGCGGACCCCATCTGCACCTTCCTGTTCTCCATTTTAGTCCTGTGTACCACCTTCACCATCATGAGAGACATCCTTGTCGTCCTGATGGAAG GCACTCCAGCAGGGGTGAGGTACAGTGAGGTGCGGGATGGTCTGCTCGCAGTGAAGGGGGTCACAGCTGTCCATAACCTTCACATCTGGGCCCTCACCATGAACCAGGCTGTGCTGTCTGCACACGTAGCCATAG aTGAGTCAGTGGATGCTCAGACCGTCCTAAGAGAAATGACTCAGGCTTGTTTCTCCTCCTACAACTTCCACTCTGTTACAATTCAAATGGAGAGACAGGCTGACCTGAAGCCTGGATGTACCCTGTGTGAGGACCCCAAGATGTAG